Genomic segment of Saccharomycodes ludwigii strain NBRC 1722 chromosome VI, whole genome shotgun sequence:
ggATCGCCTGATTATTAAACTACAGATAGGGacaataaaaactttttattagCTCAAACTTATTATTACGTTCAGCAACAAGgattagtttttttttttttttttttttcctttttttctttttaaattacctttttatttttttttgagattcaaacttttatttttgaagcATATAAAAAGGATAGActttcaaagttttttaagtttttcaaatttatttttttatttccttttctcttttattcataattttatttataagaaatacaaaaaaaccATACAAAAACACAacaagtttttattattaattcaaACACTCAAGTAATTCATATtacaaatttattattattattattattattatttaaaacaataatacaataaaacaaacaaacaaaaaaaaatgtctaGCGAGAAAATCGAAGGAGGTCCTTCAAGTGGCAGTAACAATGGTAGTGTCTTAAACGATCCTACAGCAAACGATGATGTTCACTCCCAATTATCAACTCCCTCTCATGATAAAGCTGTTGATGATTCAATGAGTTATCAAAATGGTCCAAACGATCTTGAAATGCCTAAAAAAGCTGGTGGTGCTTACGTAGGTGTCTCATTATTGTGTGTGATGGTTGCCTTTGGTGGTTACGTTTTCGGTTGGGATACTGGTACCATTTCTGGTTTTGTTGCCCAAACTGATTTTTTGAGAAGATTTGGTTCTTATAGTCACACTACTGGCAAATACTATTTGAGTAATGCTAGAATGGGTTTAGTTGTCgctattttcaatattggTTGTGCTATCGGTGGTTTGACTTTGGGTAGATTAGGTGATATGTACGGTAGAAAAATTGGTTTGATGGCTGTTACCCTTGTCTATGTTATTGGTATTCTTATCCAAATCTGTTCTTTTAACAAATGGTATCAATATTTCATTGGTAGAATTATTTCTGGTTTAGGTGTTGGTGGTATTTCTGTTTTGTCACCAATGTTGATCGGTGAAACTTCTCCAAAACATTTAAGAGGTACTTTGGTTGCATGTTACCAATTGATGATTACTTTGGGTATCTTTTTAGGTTATTGTACTAATTTTGGTACTAAGAACTACAGTAACGAAGTGCAATGGAGAGTTCCATTAGGTTTATCATTTGCCTGGGCTTTGTTTATGGTGGGTGGTATGACTTTTGTCCCAGAATCTGCTCGTTATTTATGTGAAAAGGACAGAGTTGAAGATGCCAAGAAATCTTTGTCTGTTGTTAATAAGGTTCCTATTGACGATCCAGCTCTTCAAGCTgaaattgatattattatgtcTGGTCTTGAGGCTGAAAGATTGGCTGGTAATGCCACTTTTGGGGAATTGTTTTCTACTAAGACTAAGGTTTTACAAAGATTAGTTATGGGTGTTATGTTACAAAGTTTGCAACAATTGACAGGTGATAACTATTTCTTCTACTACGGTACCACTGTTTTTGCATCTGTTGGTTTAGCTGATACTTTTGAAACTgccattgttattggtgTTGTTAACTTTTTCAGTACATTTGTCGGTATTTGGGTTGTTGGTCGTTTTGGTCGTCGTACTTGTTTATTATGGGGTGCAGCCACTATGACATGTTGTATGGTTGTTTTCGCATCTGTTGGTGTCACAAGATTATGGCCAGAGGGTGCCGGCCATAAGGATATTGCAAGTAAAGGTGCCGGTAACTGTATGATTGTTTTCACATGTTTCTATATTTTCTGTTTTGCTACTACCTGGGCCCCATTAGCCTATGTTGTTGTTAGTGAATCTTATCCATTGAGAGTTAAATCCAAGTGTATGGCTATCGCTACCGCTGCCAATTGGATCTGGGGTTTCttgatttcatttttcacaCCATTTATCACTTCTGCCATTAATTTCTACTACGGTTATGTTTTCATGGGATGTTTAGTTTTCATGTTCTTCTACGTGTTCTTCTGTGTTCCAGAAACCAAAGGTTTGAGTTTAGAAGAAGTCAACGATATGTGGTTAGAAGGTGTTTTACCATGGAAATCTGCTTCCTGGGTTCCAGCCTCCAGAAGAGGTGCTGATTATGATGTTGATGCTCTACAACATGATGAAAAGAAGGGTTGGAAGAAATTCTTTTAGAATGACTTCAAGGTCGAGAGAAATGGAGTGAtgatcaattttttttttcttagcATTAGTGGGGATTGtcttaattttaatttttttttttttaattttttctgctctttgttaatttttaattgtttgaCATGAacatgtttatttttggtaattttctattttgttttgccTGATCATCGTAATGTGTTTTTAAGGATgcatttgatttttattttattttattttattttttattttattttattttatatttaatgtaattttttatttagtttatctataattttcatgacttcaatttatttttattacttttacACAATATGATTTtcttaaaattaatataattttagtattttaattttctttatgtTAATCGTTCTAAATATAAGACGTCTAGATTTTGATATGCATCGTCTGTCTCCAAATCTCCAAAGGttgaaaaagtaaaataagaaaagCGTTATAAACTAAACAATTCAATTAGATTGCAAATCATATGTATACTATATTATGATAAGTTGTACTAAaagggagaaaaaaaaaaaaaaaaattaaaagcaaTAACATATAAGCGTGAAACCGAACTATCTggtaaagaaaaaaaaaaaaggtatcattatatatacatatatatttgtctttttgttttttttttttttattttttttttaatttttatttttaattttttgtttatatctTGATGTATTTATGACACTCTATATTTTTGCCcctgttattatttatcttcctttttatatatgtgtaCATGTGTAAATGTAAAAGCTTCTAAATCCACGTACCTGCTAAATCATCTGTCATAGAATCAACGGTGTAATTATTACTATCTTCGTAGTCATCATTTCTAACATTCTCCACATCGTCGGCATTGTCAGCGCTCTCCTCTAGGATAAAAGTAAATTCAAACCACCCAACACCATGTTCTACAATATCAGTTTCacctttttctctttccttTCCATCTTCTTCGTTAccctcttttttaatagttaaCGTAAAATCAGAACAATATTGATAGATATATGGTTTAGTACCAGCAACACCAGTgactatatttttaataaaagtagGAATCTCTTTCATGACATCGACTCTTTCCACTAACTCTTCATCTCCCAAAGAACCTTCTAAAGTAGCGTGGAATGGGGTATTAACAACACTATCATTATACACCCCGTTATAGTCTATAACCACTTTTGTAGGACAACTCCAACCAACGCTATCAACAATACAGTCCAAGTGTTGACAATCATTGTCAACAGTACAACTTAATATCTTATCATCCTTAACAACGATACCAACAGAAACTTTCGTATTGCCATATGACTTGGGGGTAACGAATTCCATTAGGACGGCTGAATAGTGTTCATTTACGAAATTCATAAAGTTCCAACTTTTGGCAGCATGATGTGGTTTCATACCTTGCAAAGCCATAACAAACATACCAATAGCCTTGTTTCCAGAGTTGTCAAACTCAATAACTTCATGATCACCAGGTAATGTGATGGTACCTGTGCACTCGTTTCTTGGCCAAAAAACGTGTCTCATTCTCCCCCAACTGTTTTCGATATCTGGACCGTAGTATGTGGTTGGGTCTTCACCGACTTTGACCCCCGGGGCGATTTTGGTGAATGTCAAATCCACTTTTAGATCGTCGTTGGTGTCGTCAGAGACGAAATGTATTTTTGTATCATTATCGATCCATTCGATTTTCAAACTATCAGAATAGAAATTACCGTTAATTATTTCGACCTCATCTAGATGATTAGAAGCCCAAATAGTTTCAAAAGTGGTGGCATCTTTCGAGTCGGCTGAGGGTTTTTTGAGATAGTTGTATAGTTTAAATGTGAATTGGGCAGTGGTATGTAAACCACCGATATTAGAATGAATAACTTGAGCAAATCCAATATAACCTTTATTAAAGTCTTTGAAATAAAAGGTGGATGTTTCAACGTTTGTGTTTTCTGGGACTTGCCAATGGAAATCTTTGCTAGTTGCTTCAACAAATGGATTAGATGAGTCAAGaagacttttttttgtacatGGATGGATGTGATCTGTACCATACTCCGGTTCAGCTAAGCCTGTAACAGAAGATATACTGCCTTGGATCCATTTTAGCATTTTTGGTTAGTTTTTGTATAAATAGTCTATCAAATAATGGTGATATAATGGCAACGTAAGAGGGAGAGAAAGGAGAGGGGGGGGGATGGTGCTCCTGTTGCTATTTATGTATATTTGGTtagttattatttgttggtTTGAAAATTGAGAAGAAGTAAGAAGTAGTAGACAAGGATGAAAGAATTGATACAGTGCaatgatttatatttataataatataaaagaaataagaatatttttttttttgtttttataaacgaattaaaaaaaaaaaaaaaagattttatttattttttatgtgCATTTCTGCAGGGAATCAGTTATAAGAAATGCTTAGAGAATTACGCACAGtgctttctttttcttttcttttcttttcttttcttttcttttcttttcttttcttttctgtCCGTTGGTTCACAACATTTGCATAGAAAACAGCGCAGAGCAACGTGGAATGGCGGTccttttgtttcttttttttgtttccctttttttctaagtTGGGtggcaaaaataaaataaaataaaataaaataaaataaaatgaaaaaggagttttttttctctcatTTTCAACAAACTTGGACTTGGAATCGCTGCCAGTGTGTAAATATCACACTTGTTAAGCGATATCGTACTATCTAATCTATTTTACAAAAGCTTACCACTTCTTTCCCCCTCCCCCACAACCCTCCATAACAGATCAttcctttttcaaaacatctTCCAACATGTTTAAGAAAGTCTCTTCTTCCATTCCCAGATCCGCTTCCTACTTACAAAAACCGTTAGTCAGATCATATTACACTATCCCAACTCTATCCAATTTACCAAATAGTGCAAGCAACGATACTGATGTCCCAggtttattttctaaagaAGGGTTGAAGAAAGCATGGAATGATAGGGCCTTGTATTATTGctcaaaattaaatgaattgACCGCTAAAACTGAAAGTAGATCTTTGGATCACATAATTTCTAACTATGCCACCGTTCCCTCAAAGAAAAACATTTATGATTACGCTGTATTATtggataatttatttatggCTTATTCAAACATTAAGATCCCCACCACTAACACTACTATTGTCAAACCTTCCAGCCAGGATTTGATTACTTTAAAGCACCATTTTAACAGTAATTCCGGTGCTTTATTTGGAAACGAACCTTTGGAATTCAATTGTGAAGCTATTGAtagattattaaaaagGTCCTTTGGTAGTATTATTGAATTTAGAACTTTGCTGTTATCATCCAACTTGAGTGTGACTGGTGATGGTTTTACTTGGTTAGTAGCCAAATCATTAGTTCTAACCGAAAGTCAAGATACAGATGCATCTTCTTTCTCCAATATCAATGATGTTGAGttgtttgttattaataccTACAACGCTGGTACtccaataaataatcataTAAGATTGGGCAATTACAATTCTATTatgaaaaagttgaaaGAGCAGCAAAAACAGGATGCTTCCACCGACGAATATAATACCGATTTTACCACCAGCATTTTGACTTTACAAGAAGCCAAGGAAAAGGAAGTTTTCAATCATTCTCAGAAAGATTATAGATATGTTCCGTTGTTAGCTATTGATGCTTCTCCGAAATCTTGGTTACATGATTATGGTGTTTTTGGTAAGagcaaatatttaaataatgtaTGGGAATCCATTGACTGGAATAAAGTTGAAGAAAGATTGTTAAGAGCTGgtaattgaaaatttaaaaaaagacaacCTTGTACATTATCatgtaaatatatgtatctAAACTTCTTCTTTGCCGTTAATAGGCTTacaaatatcaataaatactataacatatatatatatatatatatacacacacatatacaCATAAATAGCTAAACTTTTCATTGTTCTTTAGCGTTAACAGATAATATTTCGTCAATTACATCTGTACCAACTTTGTCGATATATTCATCGTCACTCAAGTTGGAAATAGGTCCcttataatatttcttttgataGGTTATGTAATAAACCCAAGCCAAAATACAAACACCGGGTCCAATCACACAAGCATAGTTCATGGTATCTTTGGTAACGCCGTGCTGCATGGAGGGGAACATGActaaaataatgataaaacaTTGAAACAAAACACTGAACCAATCAACCGCTGGTCCCCAAAACTTGCCCAGGTAGAATGGACCAGGTTTAAATATATGCTTGCCGCAAGTATTTCTTAAGGAACTAGTAACAGcccaagaaaaataattacatGCAATCAACAAACTGAACAATGCGTTGGCAGCGGCAGTATCAATCAAACATAGCAATCCTAAGGCTAAGGAGCCAAATCCACATGCTAACACTGCATTAAATGGAACCGAAATATTAGTTTTGACCATCTTAATATATTTGGAGAAAATCAACCCATTATCTCTAGCAAATGCATAAACCTGTCTAGAGACAGCGGTCATGATGGATGCACCCATCAAGAATTGACAAAAGGCGATCAATGACATAAAAGCAATAGCCCAGTTTTTACCTAAGGAGTCGTAAATAATTTGTGCCAATGCAAACCCATATTCACTATCAATAATTCTTTCCAAATCCGGATCGATACAAGCCATCAAACAAATACATATTAGCCATCCTATTACCCAACATGCCGTGATAGAGCCTATGATACCAACAGGCACGGCTTTACTAGCATCTTTGGCTTCCTCACTTTGATGGACACAAGAGTCAAAGGCACCGATAGTCCAGCAAGCAGGCATGAAGCCTTCTAGGCAGAATTGCCAACCATTGTTCCAGTcagaaaaattttcaaaagtaccaaatataaatttgcCATCGTTAAATCCACCTCTATTTATCTTGGTACCAATTGGCAATGCAATgaacaataaaacaataataaaacaattacaAACGATTGAAAAAGTTTGCAATCTCGAAATGGCGGTGGATGCAACAGCAGTTAAAATAACCATGACAATAACCCCGCCTACAAAAACACCATAGGTTTTGCCATTAGTGATTTCAAAATCACCATCTTTTTGAATCACGACAGCAGCCAAAACTTCCTCTGCAAAACCATACGCAATGGAACAAACACCAGCAATCAAGGCCAAAGAATTAGCCCATCCAATAATGAATGATAGGACAACCTTGTATTTTGGGGGTGTATATAAATAAGTCCAATAGAACAACCCGCCAGCAGTTGGACAAGCTGATGCAGACTGTGCCAAAGAAATACCAATTGTTAAAATACAACCACCTGTGATGAACCACCCCCATATTAATGTGACTGGACCCCCAGTTAACCCACCACCTAAAACTGTTGCAATTGATGGCAAT
This window contains:
- a CDS encoding sugar porter family MFS transporter (similar to Saccharomyces cerevisiae YDR342C | HXT7 | HeXose Transporter (paralog of YHR092C | HXT4)); the encoded protein is MSSEKIEGGPSSGSNNGSVLNDPTANDDVHSQLSTPSHDKAVDDSMSYQNGPNDLEMPKKAGGAYVGVSLLCVMVAFGGYVFGWDTGTISGFVAQTDFLRRFGSYSHTTGKYYLSNARMGLVVAIFNIGCAIGGLTLGRLGDMYGRKIGLMAVTLVYVIGILIQICSFNKWYQYFIGRIISGLGVGGISVLSPMLIGETSPKHLRGTLVACYQLMITLGIFLGYCTNFGTKNYSNEVQWRVPLGLSFAWALFMVGGMTFVPESARYLCEKDRVEDAKKSLSVVNKVPIDDPALQAEIDIIMSGLEAERLAGNATFGELFSTKTKVLQRLVMGVMLQSLQQLTGDNYFFYYGTTVFASVGLADTFETAIVIGVVNFFSTFVGIWVVGRFGRRTCLLWGAATMTCCMVVFASVGVTRLWPEGAGHKDIASKGAGNCMIVFTCFYIFCFATTWAPLAYVVVSESYPLRVKSKCMAIATAANWIWGFLISFFTPFITSAINFYYGYVFMGCLVFMFFYVFFCVPETKGLSLEEVNDMWLEGVLPWKSASWVPASRRGADYDVDALQHDEKKGWKKFF
- the SVF1 gene encoding Svf1p (similar to Saccharomyces cerevisiae YDR346C | SVF1 | SurVival Factor), producing the protein MLKWIQGSISSVTGLAEPEYGTDHIHPCTKKSLLDSSNPFVEATSKDFHWQVPENTNVETSTFYFKDFNKGYIGFAQVIHSNIGGLHTTAQFTFKLYNYLKKPSADSKDATTFETIWASNHLDEVEIINGNFYSDSLKIEWIDNDTKIHFVSDDTNDDLKVDLTFTKIAPGVKVGEDPTTYYGPDIENSWGRMRHVFWPRNECTGTITLPGDHEVIEFDNSGNKAIGMFVMALQGMKPHHAAKSWNFMNFVNEHYSAVLMEFVTPKSYGNTKVSVGIVVKDDKILSCTVDNDCQHLDCIVDSVGWSCPTKVVIDYNGVYNDSVVNTPFHATLEGSLGDEELVERVDVMKEIPTFIKNIVTGVAGTKPYIYQYCSDFTLTIKKEGNEEDGKEREKGETDIVEHGVGWFEFTFILEESADNADDVENVRNDDYEDSNNYTVDSMTDDLAGTWI
- a CDS encoding uncharacterized protein (similar to Saccharomyces cerevisiae YDL210W | UGA4 | Utilization of GAba) — encoded protein: MSKKDNYIINIDTNLDDSAGNVEPITSIRTVRSKTGEDVNYINANTAHGDEALLAEIGYKQELKRQFSTFQVFGIAFSIMGLLPSIATVLGGGLTGGPVTLIWGWFITGGCILTIGISLAQSASACPTAGGLFYWTYLYTPPKYKVVLSFIIGWANSLALIAGVCSIAYGFAEEVLAAVVIQKDGDFEITNGKTYGVFVGGVIVMVILTAVASTAISRLQTFSIVCNCFIIVLLFIALPIGTKINRGGFNDGKFIFGTFENFSDWNNGWQFCLEGFMPACWTIGAFDSCVHQSEEAKDASKAVPVGIIGSITACWVIGWLICICLMACIDPDLERIIDSEYGFALAQIIYDSLGKNWAIAFMSLIAFCQFLMGASIMTAVSRQVYAFARDNGLIFSKYIKMVKTNISVPFNAVLACGFGSLALGLLCLIDTAAANALFSLLIACNYFSWAVTSSLRNTCGKHIFKPGPFYLGKFWGPAVDWFSVLFQCFIIILVMFPSMQHGVTKDTMNYACVIGPGVCILAWVYYITYQKKYYKGPISNLSDDEYIDKVGTDVIDEILSVNAKEQ
- the MRP1 gene encoding mitochondrial 37S ribosomal protein mS43 (similar to Saccharomyces cerevisiae YDR347W | MRP1 | Mitochondrial Ribosomal Protein), with translation MFKKVSSSIPRSASYLQKPLVRSYYTIPTLSNLPNSASNDTDVPGLFSKEGLKKAWNDRALYYCSKLNELTAKTESRSLDHIISNYATVPSKKNIYDYAVLLDNLFMAYSNIKIPTTNTTIVKPSSQDLITLKHHFNSNSGALFGNEPLEFNCEAIDRLLKRSFGSIIEFRTLLLSSNLSVTGDGFTWLVAKSLVLTESQDTDASSFSNINDVELFVINTYNAGTPINNHIRLGNYNSIMKKLKEQQKQDASTDEYNTDFTTSILTLQEAKEKEVFNHSQKDYRYVPLLAIDASPKSWLHDYGVFGKSKYLNNVWESIDWNKVEERLLRAGN